A single window of Senegalia massiliensis DNA harbors:
- a CDS encoding GrdB-related putative oxidoreductase — protein sequence MNVLMIFDQIQAGMGGKEKADISPGGKKGEIGSVPMIKPHLAEVDGKANACLYCGDKYFKDNQEEVERKIIGMVKKLNPDVVICGPAYNYEGYAYMSAVLAHKINENTDIPALAAMSKENQDIIAKYKDIVNIVKMPKKGGTGLNKSLSNISILAEKMFKKENIEQLKKDICY from the coding sequence ATGAATGTATTAATGATATTTGATCAAATACAAGCAGGAATGGGTGGAAAAGAAAAAGCAGATATATCTCCTGGTGGTAAAAAAGGAGAAATAGGTTCAGTACCTATGATTAAGCCTCATTTAGCAGAAGTAGATGGAAAAGCAAATGCATGCTTGTATTGTGGAGATAAATATTTTAAAGACAATCAAGAAGAAGTAGAAAGAAAAATTATAGGCATGGTTAAAAAGTTAAATCCAGATGTAGTTATTTGTGGTCCAGCATATAACTATGAAGGCTATGCTTATATGAGTGCAGTTTTGGCACATAAAATAAATGAAAATACTGACATACCAGCACTTGCTGCTATGTCTAAAGAAAATCAAGATATAATAGCTAAGTATAAAGATATAGTAAATATAGTGAAAATGCCTAAAAAAGGCGGAACTGGACTTAATAAATCACTAAGTAATATATCTATATTAGCAGAAAAAATGTTTAAAAAAGAAAATATAGAACAACTAAAAAAAGACATATGCTATTAA
- a CDS encoding Sapep family Mn(2+)-dependent dipeptidase, giving the protein MEKILNHNIDKYKEELLQSIIEVVNIPSVKGEAKEHAPFGENPKKALLKALDIAKDLGFKTKNIDNYIGYAEYGEGEDYIGVLGHLDVVDVGEGWKSPPFNAEIRNEKIYGRGVLDNKGPIMSSLFALYAIKQSNLNINKKIRIIFGTDEESGFSDIPYYLKHEKPPILGFTPDCKYPVVYGERGRANILLTIKYSDENYEEKTKEFFYFINEYILLSKSNGERLGIDYSDKEFGTMEMKNFKAGIKDSHLIFHMSLSYPATVNIDGILEKIKLKLTDNIKLKLLLNYNPIKFEKESFLVKSLQKAYEDITGLDGTPVTTTGGTYAKVMPNIVPFGPSFPGQKGIAHNPNEYMDIEDIVLNAKIFANAIYNLAK; this is encoded by the coding sequence ATGGAGAAGATTTTAAACCATAATATTGATAAATATAAAGAAGAGTTACTGCAGTCAATAATAGAAGTAGTAAATATACCAAGTGTGAAAGGTGAAGCAAAAGAACATGCACCCTTTGGTGAAAATCCTAAAAAAGCACTGTTAAAAGCACTTGATATAGCAAAAGATTTAGGATTTAAAACTAAAAATATAGATAATTATATAGGATATGCAGAATATGGTGAAGGTGAAGACTATATAGGAGTATTAGGTCATTTAGATGTAGTGGATGTAGGAGAAGGTTGGAAATCACCACCATTTAATGCTGAAATAAGAAATGAAAAGATATATGGTAGAGGAGTACTGGATAACAAAGGACCGATAATGTCATCTCTTTTTGCATTATATGCAATAAAACAATCAAATTTAAATATAAATAAAAAAATAAGAATAATATTTGGAACAGATGAAGAAAGTGGATTTAGTGACATTCCATATTATTTAAAACATGAAAAACCCCCTATATTGGGTTTTACTCCTGATTGTAAATATCCAGTAGTATATGGGGAAAGAGGTAGAGCAAATATATTACTTACTATTAAATATAGTGATGAAAATTATGAAGAAAAAACAAAAGAATTTTTTTACTTTATAAATGAATATATACTTTTAAGTAAAAGTAACGGAGAAAGACTAGGTATAGATTATAGTGATAAAGAATTTGGAACAATGGAGATGAAAAATTTCAAAGCTGGAATAAAGGACTCCCATTTAATATTTCATATGAGTTTAAGCTATCCAGCTACTGTTAATATAGATGGAATATTAGAAAAAATAAAATTAAAATTAACTGACAATATAAAATTAAAATTACTATTAAATTATAATCCGATAAAATTTGAAAAAGAATCATTTTTAGTAAAGAGCTTACAAAAAGCATATGAAGATATTACAGGACTAGATGGGACACCTGTAACTACAACAGGAGGAACATATGCCAAAGTAATGCCAAATATAGTACCCTTTGGTCCATCATTCCCAGGACAAAAAGGTATAGCACATAATCCAAATGAATATATGGATATAGAAGACATAGTATTAAACGCTAAGATATTTGCAAATGCAATATATAATTTAGCAAAATAA
- a CDS encoding N(4)-(beta-N-acetylglucosaminyl)-L-asparaginase: protein MSYAIIATWRMALEGIEEGVKSLKNNGSSADAIEKAVKMVEDFPYYKSVGYGGLPNENGEVELDAAFMDGDCLSIGAVAGIKDFKNPISIARKLSEQKFNCFLVGAGAEEYAHKNGFERKNMLTDRAIIHYKNRLKETVEKGLSPYDGHDTVGMVALDNKDSMASGTSTSGLFMKKRGRTGDSAVSGSGFYVDSEIGGATATGLGEDIMKGCSSYEIVRLMKEGYTPQQAADKAVSNLNDLLIKRRKKAGDISVVCINNKGEFGVATNIENFSFVIATEKIEPTVYVCKNENGKTTYRVATEEWLENYMNKRTAPLKLK from the coding sequence ATGAGTTATGCAATTATAGCTACATGGAGAATGGCATTAGAAGGAATAGAAGAAGGAGTAAAATCATTAAAAAATAATGGTTCTTCAGCAGATGCCATAGAAAAGGCAGTAAAAATGGTGGAAGATTTTCCATACTATAAATCAGTAGGATATGGTGGACTTCCAAATGAAAATGGGGAAGTAGAATTAGATGCAGCATTTATGGATGGAGATTGTTTATCCATAGGAGCAGTTGCAGGGATAAAAGATTTTAAAAACCCTATATCCATAGCAAGAAAATTAAGTGAACAAAAATTTAATTGTTTTCTAGTAGGAGCTGGAGCTGAAGAATATGCCCACAAAAATGGCTTTGAAAGAAAAAATATGCTTACAGATAGAGCAATAATTCACTATAAAAATAGATTAAAAGAAACAGTAGAAAAAGGACTAAGTCCATATGATGGACATGATACTGTAGGAATGGTAGCGCTTGATAATAAGGATTCAATGGCCAGTGGAACATCTACATCAGGATTATTTATGAAAAAAAGAGGTAGAACAGGAGACTCAGCTGTATCAGGTTCAGGTTTCTATGTAGACAGTGAAATAGGAGGAGCAACAGCCACAGGACTTGGAGAAGATATAATGAAAGGCTGCTCATCTTATGAAATAGTAAGGCTTATGAAAGAAGGATATACACCACAACAAGCAGCAGACAAAGCAGTATCTAACTTAAATGATTTATTAATAAAAAGAAGAAAAAAAGCAGGAGATATATCTGTAGTTTGTATAAATAATAAAGGAGAATTTGGAGTAGCTACAAATATAGAAAACTTTTCCTTTGTAATAGCAACAGAAAAAATAGAACCAACAGTATATGTATGTAAAAATGAAAATGGTAAAACAACTTATAGAGTTGCAACAGAAGAATGGTTAGAAAACTATATGAACAAAAGAACAGCACCTTTAAAATTAAAGTAA
- a CDS encoding PTS lactose/cellobiose transporter subunit IIA, with product MELLNFQIISNVGDAKSYLHEALKASREEKFSKAEELIKNAEDSLGKAHEIHMDILQKETQGDDFKITLLLMHAEDQMMTTELLRDVTQEMLLTHKKYSK from the coding sequence ATGGAATTGTTAAATTTTCAAATAATAAGCAATGTAGGAGATGCAAAATCATATTTACATGAAGCGCTAAAAGCATCAAGGGAAGAAAAATTTAGTAAAGCAGAAGAATTAATTAAAAATGCAGAAGATAGTTTAGGAAAAGCACATGAAATTCATATGGACATATTACAAAAAGAAACACAAGGGGACGATTTCAAAATAACTCTATTATTAATGCATGCAGAAGATCAAATGATGACAACAGAACTATTAAGAGATGTAACACAAGAAATGCTACTAACTCATAAAAAATATTCAAAATAA